From the Desulfovibrio sp. Huiquan2017 genome, the window CAGGGTGGACATCATCCGCATGGATCTGCGCTGCCCCGTCCGAAGCGGAATCTCCCTCACCGTCCGCGACGACGGCGTCGGCCGGGAGGCGACCGCACGGCACGGCACCTCCAACGGCGGACTGGGACTCGGTATCATGGCCCATCGCGCGGGCATCATCCACGCGGACCTGCACATCGAGGACGGCCCGGATCACGGCACCGTGGTCACCTGCGTCGCCCCTTGCGATGTGGCCGCAGGGCTCAACCGGAAAATGTGAAAACAGGCACCCCATGGCACCATCTGATCCTTCCGCAGTCCGCACGCTGCTCATCGACGACCATCCCGCCGTGCGGCAGGGGCTCAATCTGCTGCTGGAATCCAGCGGGTACCGGCGCGGCACGGAGGCGGGAACGCGCACGGAGGCCATAGCCGCCCTGGAAACGGCCCGTTTCGACCTCGCGCTGCTGGACCTCTCCCTTGAGGACGGCAGCGGCCTCGACCTGCTGGCCGACCTGGCGGACCACGGTGTCCCCGCTCTGATTTACTCCATGCACGAGGACCCCGTGACCATCGACAGGGCTCTGCGTTGCGGCGCGGGCGGCTATGTCACCAAGCGCGAGGAGCCGGACGTGCTGCTGGAGGGCGTCGAGGCCCTGCTGCGCGGCGAACGCTTCGTCAGCGCCCGGG encodes:
- a CDS encoding response regulator transcription factor; translated protein: MAPSDPSAVRTLLIDDHPAVRQGLNLLLESSGYRRGTEAGTRTEAIAALETARFDLALLDLSLEDGSGLDLLADLADHGVPALIYSMHEDPVTIDRALRCGAGGYVTKREEPDVLLEGVEALLRGERFVSARAGQSLAERTGEGTDPLLLLSDRERVIFSAVGRGASNAEIADQLGISPRTVETYLARMVRKLELENVRALRKFVMSGKR